One Cheilinus undulatus linkage group 22, ASM1832078v1, whole genome shotgun sequence DNA window includes the following coding sequences:
- the LOC121504374 gene encoding CXXC-type zinc finger protein 5-like: protein MSGMTSGVCVESDLSSMLQRSSAPSHHHPNHHGYGGQGQVSGLAPMLDYTSEMDRYRSSIASFYKTNVNMNMNVTNFPQSAKLAARLAAATPIFPPTAARLGAMATAPWGCHENMNMNMNHPAAMFWGRPKPVATGPTHHHHHHHHPTATPSHMSSSHPHGTSMHQGSGGSGGGGGGGGSEGGRAEKHGHTAPSLPVTQGTSHHHPMAPSNGNFLPSYGGGADCGAMNKQGHAHADMMGLSDGGSCNGGGVMGGGFLGGLGLPPGVIVMAMGSAGGGISDAGSAFQMTGGQRALTDCQQHANSSPCPSSSSPSSSGVTTGGVALSSSSSSSSGAVAKRKRKRCGVCGPCRRLINCGVCSSCRNRKTGHQICKFRKCEELKKKPGGGGGVLERPPSVPTGEAFRWFF, encoded by the exons ATGTCCGGGATGACGAGCGGCGTCTGCGTGGAGAGTGACCTCTCCTCGATGCTCCAGAGAAGCTCCGCCCCCTCCCACCACCACCCGAATCACCACGGTTATGGCGGACAGGGACAG GTGTCGGGTCTCGCTCCGATGTTGGACTACACCTCAGAGATGGATCGTTACCGCTCGTCCATCGCCAGCTTCTATAAGACCAACGTCAACATGAACATGAACGTCACAAACTTTCCTCAGTCGGCCAAACTGGCGGCCCGTTTGGCGGCTGCCACCCCTATCTTCCCTCCCACCGCCGCCAGGCTGGGCGCAATGGCGACAGCGCCCTGGGGCTGCCACgaaaacatgaacatgaacatgaatCACCCGGCAGCCATGTTCTGGGGCCGACCCAAGCCTGTAGCGACTGGCCCGacacatcatcaccaccatcaccatcacccaACAGCGACACCGAGTCACATGTCCTCCTCACACCCCCACGGTACCAGCATGCACCAGGGTAGCGGGGGATcaggagggggagggggtggAGGTGGCAGCGAAGGGGGAAGAGCTGAAAAACACGGACACACTGCCCCTTCACTTCCCGTCACACAGGGGACGTCGCATCATCACCCCATGGCGCCAAGCAATGGGAACTTCCTCCCAAGTTATGGTGGCGGAGCGGACTGCGGCGCTATGAACAAACAAGGACACGCCCATGCAGACATGATGGGCCTATCAGATGGTGGAAGCTGCAATGGGGGAGGGGTGATGGGGGGCGGCTTCCTAGGGGGACTAGGATTACCTCCAGGGGTCATTGTCATGGCGATGGGCTCAGCAGGAGGCGGGATCTCAGACGCAGGAAGCGCCTTCCAAATGACAGGAGGCCAGCGGGCCCTAACAGACTGCCAGCAGCACGCAAACTCCTCGCCCTGcccatcctcctcatcaccCTCATCATCAGGGGTGACAACAGGAGGCGTGGCCTTGTCATCATCCTCTTCCTCGTCATCAGGGGCAGTGGCAAAAAGGAAGAGGAAACGCTGCGGCGTGTGTGGGCCATGCAGGCGACTCATCAACTGCGGGGTCTGCTCGTCCTGCCGCAACAGGAAGACAGGTCACCAGATCTGCAAATTCAGGAAGTGCGAAGAGCTGAAGAAGAAAccagggggaggagggggggttcTGGAG CGGCCGCCCTCCGTCCCAACAGGCGAGGCTTTCCGTTGGTTTTTCTAA